The proteins below are encoded in one region of Pseudophryne corroboree isolate aPseCor3 chromosome 8, aPseCor3.hap2, whole genome shotgun sequence:
- the PPP1R10 gene encoding serine/threonine-protein phosphatase 1 regulatory subunit 10 translates to MGSGPIDPHELLKGLECFLGQDGEVKALNGMAKIFNLMKESRKMVSWCIYLNIVLQTNSPEVLAKFIRVGGYKLLNSWLTYARTGNNSPLLHQILLTLQHLPLTVDHLKENNTAKLVKQLSKSSEDEELRKLAGILVSDWMAVIRTQSNLIPAEKEKKKKKEDTKGRSPVHDKTTEAKVESRIEDQGDRKREKPKIQRTTAPSHAKFRSTGLEVEAPSLAPIKKPAAPVPVISDKYLKPVPVKRQSSVPAPSDAAPAEKKYKPLNTTPNTAKEIKVKIIPPQPMESLGFLDALNSAPIPGIKIKKKKKAVSPTNNKSSPFDIKSQGETNSATKPPSPEQEAPVEGMDVERPGTPVPAVEVPEPMETSAPATAPTEVKPSEPEAPQLTKKGKKRKTVSWPDESHLREYFYFELDETERVNVNKIKDFGEAAKRDMLMDRQAFENHRRLSHDAMEEVIPWVAPRPLLLPGALVQVGTNSTEKHTQAEREMGILQEIFLSKESVPDTPHEPDPEPYEPSPPKLIPLDEDCSMDDSAYVETMDQSGASQSPDLSGGAKLPPVLANLMGSVGNPKAQANPLPGTMQEILTSIMGAQSNANPEDLMKQPDFSDKMKQLLGTLQSQNQPPPPGPVGPGLPVPVPANNGFPPPVPKNPPQQPPPQHYPPPGPAGPYPGPHGPPGGPRMMGPPPPQRDSYWEPPPNDMGGEHHENMRGRGGGMRGDRGYPPPFHRSRGGRGGDPGYRGRGGRGGDRGHPGRGRDGPHGMEHRGYGEHRNHGGEHRGPVHGGDMSCRPVCRHFMMKGNCRYEDGCAFYHPGINGPPLR, encoded by the exons ATGGGGTCGGGACCTATAGACCCACACGAGCTCTTGAAGGGGCTAGAATGTTTCTTGGGGCAAGATGGAGAAGTGAAAGCACTTAATGGAATGGCAAAAATTTTCAA CTTGATGAAAGAGTCTAGAAAAATGGTGAGCTGGTGTATCTACTTAAACATCGTCCTCCAAACGAATTCCCCCGAAGTTCTCGCCAA GTTTATTCGGGTTGGCGGGTACAAGCTGCTGAACAGTTGGCTAACGTATGCCCGAACCGGTAACAACAGCCCACTGCTCCACCAGATTCTTCTAACACTTCAACATTTACCTCTGACTGTGGATCACTTAAAAGag AATAACACAGCAAAACTAGTCAAGCAACTGAGCAAATCCAGTGAAGATGAAG AGCTTCGGAAGTTAGCGGGGATTTTGGTCAGTGACTGGATGGCAGTTATCCGAACCCAGAGCAACCTTATTCCTGCAG aaaaggagaaaaagaagaagaaagaggaTACAAAAGGGCGATCGCCCGTTCATGATAAAACCACTGAGGCAAAAGTGGAGTCCCGCATAGAAGATCAAGGCGATAGGAAGCGGGAGAAGCCCAAGATTCAGCGCACTACAGCCCCAAGCCATGCAAAGTTCAGGTCTACCG GTCTTGAAGTTGAAGCACCATCACTTGCCCCCATCAAGAAACCAGCAGCACCTGTTCCAGTAATATCTGACAAATACTTGAAACCCGTCCCTGtaaagaggcagag TTCGGTTCCAGCTCCCAGTGACGCAGCTCCTGCTGAAAAGAAATACAAACCTCTCAATACTACACCAAATACTGCCAAGGAGATCAAAGTCAAGATCATTCCTCCACAAC CCATGGAAAGTTTAGGGTTCCTCGATGCACTCAATTCTGCCCCTATACCTGGAATAAAaattaaaaagaagaagaaagcagTTTCTCCAACTAATAACAAG TCTAGTCCATTTGATATCAAGTCTCAAGGAGAGACGAACAGCGCCACTAAACCACCTTCACCGGAACAAGAAGCCCCAGTTGAGGGAATGGACGTGGAGAGACCAGGAACTCCAGTTCCCGCTGTTGAGGTTCCGGAACCCATGGAAA CATCTGCTCCAGCTACTGCACCAACCGAAGTCAAACCCAGTGAACCAGAAGCCCCGCAATTGACCAAAAAGGGGAAAAAGAGAAAAACAGTCAGCTGGCCTGACGAGAGCCACCTTCGGGAGTACTTCTACTTTGAGTTGGACGAAACGGAAAGAG TCAATGTAAATAAGATCAAGGACTTTGGTGAAGCCGCCAAACGAGACATGCTAATGGACCGTCAAGCTTTTGAAAACCACCGTCGACTTAGTCATGATGCCATGGAAGAAGTCATACCCTGGGTAGCTCCACGGCCCCTGCTCCTCCCCGGAGCCCTTGTTCAAGTTGGCACCAACAGCACTGAGAAGCACACGCAAGCAGAGCGGGAGATGGGTATTCTTCAGGAAATCTTTCTGTCTAAAGAGAG CGTTCCTGATACTCCACATGAACCGGACCCTGAGCCATATGAGCCGTCACCCCCAAAACTTATACCACTTGACGAG GATTGTTCCATGGATGATAGTGCATATGTTGAAACCATGGACCAGAGTGGGGCTTCTCAGTCTCCAGACTTGTCTGGTGGTGCTAAATTGCCTCCTGTGCTTGCAAACTTAATGGGCAGTGTGGGAAATCCGAAGGCACAAGCTAACCCATTGCCAGGCACCATGCAAGAGATCCTGACCTCCATTATG GGTGCCCAGAGTAATGCAAACCCAGAGGACCTGATGAAGCAACCCGATTTTTCTGATAAAATGAAACAACTACTTGGAACACTACAGAGTCAGAACCAGCCGCCACCACCAGGACCAG TTGGACCTGGATTACCCGTACCAGTGCCTGCCAACAATGGCTTTCCGCCACCAgtaccaaaaaacccaccccagcaGCCGCCACCACAACACTACCCTCCACCGGGACCTGCTGGGCCATACCCAG GTCCACATGGACCACCGGGTGGTCCACGAATGatgggtccacctcctccccaacgTGACAGTTACTGGGAACCCCCACCCAATGATATGGGAGGTGAACACCATGAAAATATGAGAGGTAGAGGTGGTGgaatgagaggagacagaggataTCCACCTCCATTCCACAGGAGCAGAGGTGGCCGAGGAGgtgacccaggatacagaggacgaGGTGGAAGAGGAGGAGACAGGGGGCATCCTGGAAGAGGAAGGGATGGACCTCATGGCATGGAACATAGGGGTTATGGTGAACATAGAAATCACGGTGGAGAGCATAGAGGACCTGTGCATGGTGGAG ATATGTCTTGCCGCCCTGTGTGTCGTCACTTTATGATGAAAGGAAACTGTCGATACGAAGATGGTTGTGCCTTCTACCACCCGGGCATTAATGGGCCCCCTCTGCGTTAA